The following are encoded together in the Gilvimarinus sp. DA14 genome:
- a CDS encoding insulinase family protein — MGACTPADTQPGSDTSPAAEASGIRKSPNDTRQYRTLSLQNELQVVLVSDPSVEVSGASLSVGVGSYQNPDQIPGLAHYLEHMLFLGTEKYPEPNSFQTFVQQNAGFSNAYTASTHTNYFFQVAEAAYDEALDRYSDYFKAPTFDRQYSNKERHAVDSEWSMGREQDGRIINRLRGLTANPAHPSSRMSVGNLETLVDQPNMPLYETMLSFYNRYYSANNMKLTLFGKQPLDELEALAEKHFSGINNSQVTHPKVKQKGLTAEVLGEHIYYKPQKPTRQLVIEFAIDDNTDQWPVKPNRYLANLISSEEPGTAAEILRKKGWVDDFTASISPDYYGPDGMFMVNIGLTESGLAHEDEIIATVFAYLNKIRNDGVDASYFREYKAMAEKQFADLQMPNPLNQAIGFSSSMFNIPVEHLIDMHYVYERFDPAAINNVLDQLQPQNSRIWHINPQVEVDTDIPYYAGQYSVQKFTSSELNNWQKMAADIAMSLPEENDLFSSANAEVVAPTIEKPKKVVAQKGIEAWLAHSIRHQSEHGYLQVMFNTKLPQLNAENQVMSDLINRIFSLQTTALRDKAGRAGIGIGIERPRGNHALTLSGYSEKHALLYGRLLQRWVEMEIDAQTFTIAMEGYRDWLDGRAKAEPNRQLFTELDRLMSTPSWTDTQLRQASEQITLDQINQYQQKLLSENRIRIFAFGNYDEQMVKEFASITQAKLPHSWQKLERYLSQYHTPKVGEQQEYSSSTQHTDNALLQAYYSPVDKLNTGAQLLLLNSVFHQAFYNKLRTEDQVGYVVGSSIDRIGDYWGFILYAQSTNTELADLKQRFNDFVKNYPEQLDAIEPSVFDTLRDSVIAQINQPPGNFYDDYPRYLNDFYRGNDQFDSRDKLTAAIAATDKSQVQALYQSLMLDGDSETVVISLSGQN, encoded by the coding sequence ATGGGTGCATGTACTCCAGCAGACACTCAACCAGGCTCTGATACATCGCCCGCTGCTGAAGCCAGCGGTATCCGCAAAAGCCCGAATGATACAAGGCAGTACCGAACGCTAAGCTTGCAAAATGAACTGCAGGTGGTACTGGTATCCGACCCAAGTGTAGAGGTGTCGGGCGCATCTCTCAGTGTCGGTGTCGGCAGCTATCAAAACCCCGATCAAATTCCAGGTCTAGCGCATTACTTGGAGCATATGCTGTTTCTCGGTACCGAAAAATATCCCGAGCCCAACAGCTTTCAGACCTTTGTTCAGCAAAACGCTGGCTTCAGTAATGCGTACACTGCCAGCACCCATACCAATTATTTCTTTCAGGTAGCTGAAGCTGCCTACGACGAGGCATTGGATCGCTACAGCGACTATTTTAAGGCGCCGACATTTGATCGTCAGTACAGCAACAAAGAGCGTCATGCCGTAGACAGCGAATGGTCAATGGGCCGCGAACAGGATGGTCGCATCATCAACCGCCTGCGCGGGCTGACCGCAAACCCAGCGCATCCATCTAGCCGGATGAGTGTGGGTAATCTAGAGACTCTAGTAGATCAGCCGAATATGCCGCTGTATGAAACCATGCTGAGTTTCTACAACCGCTATTATTCAGCCAACAATATGAAGTTAACACTATTTGGCAAACAGCCGTTGGATGAGCTAGAAGCTTTAGCAGAGAAACATTTTAGCGGTATTAACAATAGCCAAGTTACCCACCCAAAAGTTAAGCAAAAGGGTTTAACGGCTGAGGTGCTAGGAGAGCATATTTATTATAAGCCGCAAAAACCTACTCGCCAGCTGGTTATTGAGTTTGCGATTGACGACAATACCGATCAATGGCCAGTAAAACCCAATCGCTATCTCGCCAATTTAATAAGCTCCGAAGAGCCGGGAACGGCGGCGGAGATTTTACGGAAAAAAGGTTGGGTGGATGATTTCACTGCGAGTATAAGCCCGGACTACTATGGCCCAGATGGCATGTTTATGGTCAATATAGGCCTTACCGAATCGGGCCTTGCTCACGAAGACGAAATTATCGCCACGGTTTTTGCCTACCTAAATAAAATACGCAACGATGGTGTAGATGCGAGCTACTTTCGCGAATATAAAGCCATGGCAGAAAAACAGTTTGCTGATCTGCAAATGCCCAACCCGCTTAATCAGGCCATTGGTTTTTCCAGCTCGATGTTTAACATACCCGTCGAGCATTTAATTGATATGCATTATGTTTATGAAAGGTTTGATCCAGCCGCGATCAATAATGTGCTCGATCAGTTGCAACCGCAGAATTCGCGCATCTGGCATATAAACCCCCAAGTAGAGGTTGATACCGATATCCCCTATTACGCGGGTCAGTACAGTGTCCAAAAATTTACTTCCTCAGAGCTCAATAACTGGCAAAAGATGGCGGCTGATATAGCTATGTCCCTGCCGGAAGAAAATGATCTGTTTAGTTCCGCTAACGCAGAGGTAGTCGCGCCCACCATTGAGAAGCCAAAGAAAGTTGTAGCGCAAAAAGGTATTGAGGCATGGCTCGCCCATAGCATACGCCATCAGTCTGAACATGGTTATCTGCAAGTCATGTTCAACACGAAGTTGCCGCAGCTAAATGCCGAAAATCAAGTCATGAGCGATTTAATTAACCGCATTTTTTCTTTGCAAACTACGGCGTTACGAGATAAAGCGGGGCGTGCGGGTATAGGTATTGGTATTGAGAGGCCGCGCGGCAATCACGCCCTTACATTATCTGGCTACAGTGAAAAACACGCTTTGTTGTATGGCCGTTTATTGCAGCGCTGGGTTGAGATGGAAATTGACGCGCAGACCTTCACTATCGCTATGGAAGGCTATCGCGATTGGTTGGATGGTCGTGCCAAAGCCGAGCCGAATCGCCAGCTATTTACGGAATTAGATCGTTTAATGTCTACCCCCAGTTGGACGGACACCCAGCTGCGTCAGGCAAGCGAACAAATCACTCTGGATCAGATAAACCAATATCAGCAAAAACTACTAAGCGAAAACCGGATTCGAATTTTTGCGTTCGGTAATTACGATGAGCAGATGGTTAAAGAGTTTGCGTCGATTACGCAAGCTAAACTTCCGCACAGCTGGCAAAAGCTCGAGCGTTATCTCAGCCAGTACCACACGCCTAAAGTCGGTGAACAACAAGAGTACTCCAGCAGCACCCAGCATACGGACAATGCACTGTTACAAGCTTATTATTCACCGGTAGATAAGCTGAACACTGGTGCACAACTGCTGCTTTTAAATTCGGTCTTTCATCAAGCGTTTTACAATAAACTGCGCACCGAAGATCAGGTGGGTTACGTTGTAGGTTCGAGTATCGACCGCATCGGCGATTACTGGGGTTTTATTCTCTATGCGCAGTCAACCAATACCGAGCTGGCCGATTTAAAACAGCGCTTTAATGACTTTGTTAAAAACTATCCTGAGCAATTGGATGCTATCGAGCCATCGGTGTTTGATACCTTGCGCGACAGTGTGATCGCGCAAATTAATCAACCGCCAGGTAATTTTTACGACGATTATCCACGCTATCTCAATGACTTTTACCGAGGCAATGATCAGTTTGACAGTCGTGACAAGCTGACGGCGGCGATTGCTGCCACAGACAAGTCACAGGTACAGGCCTTGTACCAGTCGCTAATGTTGGACGGCGACTCTGAAACAGTGGTTATTTCCCTGAGCGGACAAAACTGA
- a CDS encoding undecaprenyl-diphosphate phosphatase, with protein MQWLEVLILALIQGLTEFLPVSSSAHLLLVPVFTQWPDQGLAFDIAVHFGSLVAVIAYFRKDIARLIVAWSASIFQGKKSGEARLAWAVLWATVPVGLAGLLAKSYIEDHMRSGVYMGYSLIIFGLLLGWADWRYSRRLKHSNASNESLCNSEYNLTVKQITGIALAQALALIPGTSRSGITMTAGLLLGLTREASARFSFLLSIPVIALAALLQTTELIGEPQSIRLDQLLVATALSAISAYACIHWFLLLIKKLGMQPFVIYRVLLGAYLIYLFS; from the coding sequence GTGCAATGGCTTGAAGTGCTGATACTGGCATTAATCCAGGGTTTAACAGAGTTTTTGCCGGTTTCCAGCAGTGCTCATCTATTGTTGGTGCCGGTGTTTACCCAGTGGCCGGATCAAGGGTTGGCATTTGATATCGCCGTACACTTTGGTAGTTTGGTCGCGGTTATAGCTTACTTTCGCAAGGATATAGCGCGTTTAATCGTTGCCTGGAGCGCGAGTATTTTTCAGGGCAAAAAAAGCGGTGAGGCACGCCTCGCCTGGGCCGTGCTCTGGGCTACCGTGCCGGTAGGCTTAGCTGGTTTGTTGGCAAAAAGCTATATCGAAGACCATATGCGCTCGGGTGTGTATATGGGGTACAGCCTGATCATATTTGGTTTGCTGCTGGGTTGGGCCGATTGGCGTTACTCCCGGCGCCTAAAGCATAGTAATGCAAGCAACGAATCGCTGTGCAATAGCGAGTACAACCTAACGGTGAAACAAATAACGGGTATCGCACTTGCTCAGGCACTGGCACTGATTCCGGGTACTTCGCGTTCGGGTATTACCATGACAGCTGGTTTGCTATTGGGGTTAACGCGCGAAGCCAGTGCACGCTTTTCTTTTTTACTCAGTATTCCGGTGATCGCCTTGGCAGCGCTATTACAAACGACCGAGCTGATCGGCGAGCCGCAAAGTATTCGGCTTGATCAACTATTGGTTGCCACTGCTTTATCGGCAATTAGCGCTTATGCATGCATTCATTGGTTTTTACTGTTAATTAAAAAACTTGGCATGCAGCCTTTTGTTATTTACCGAGTGTTACTCGGCGCTTACTTAATTTATCTATTCAGCTAA
- the glmU gene encoding bifunctional UDP-N-acetylglucosamine diphosphorylase/glucosamine-1-phosphate N-acetyltransferase GlmU — protein MLDIVILAAGKGTRMRSSKPKVMQTIAGKPLLRHVVDTAQQLLTAGTSPTVVVGFAKEQVIAGFTSNEITTVEQREQLGTGHAVAQALPYLRDDAVALILYGDVPLIQKQTLESLVAQTDSNSLAVLTVNLPNPKGYGRMLRNSAGNIIAIVEEKDATQQQRTINEINTGIMAVPVHLLKKWLPELSCDNAQGEYYLTDIIAKAAAENIVVNSAQPEFVWEVEGVNDRRQQAALERAYQAYLADKFMSEGLALQDPARFDCRGSLSFDQDVEIDINVVIEGKVHLGDGVRLGPNCVIRNSTLAAGTVVEANSIIDGAQINESCTIGPYARLRPGSVLQKNAKVGNFVEVKKSVIGVGSKVNHLSYIGDCTMGDGVNVGAGTITCNYDGVNKFRTEIGDNSFIGSNSALVAPVVLAAGTTVGAGSTITRTTEIDDLAIARAKQRNISGWQRPTKK, from the coding sequence ATGCTGGATATAGTCATATTAGCGGCGGGCAAAGGTACCCGCATGCGTTCAAGTAAACCCAAGGTGATGCAAACGATCGCCGGTAAGCCTTTACTGCGCCATGTAGTGGATACTGCCCAACAACTACTGACGGCGGGCACTAGCCCCACTGTTGTGGTTGGCTTTGCTAAAGAACAGGTGATCGCAGGCTTTACTTCCAATGAAATAACCACAGTAGAGCAACGTGAACAGCTGGGTACAGGTCACGCGGTCGCTCAGGCGTTGCCTTACCTTCGCGACGACGCGGTGGCACTGATTCTTTACGGTGATGTGCCTCTGATCCAAAAACAAACACTTGAGTCATTGGTTGCGCAAACGGATTCAAATTCGCTCGCGGTCTTAACCGTAAATTTGCCAAACCCTAAAGGCTATGGGCGCATGCTGCGAAATAGTGCGGGAAATATTATTGCCATTGTGGAAGAAAAAGACGCGACGCAGCAGCAGCGCACAATTAATGAAATAAACACTGGCATCATGGCGGTGCCGGTGCACTTGTTAAAAAAATGGTTGCCAGAGCTTTCCTGCGACAATGCCCAGGGCGAGTACTACCTAACCGACATTATTGCCAAGGCTGCCGCGGAAAATATAGTCGTCAATAGTGCTCAGCCAGAGTTTGTCTGGGAAGTTGAAGGAGTAAATGATCGGCGCCAACAGGCGGCATTGGAGCGTGCTTATCAGGCTTATCTGGCCGATAAGTTCATGTCCGAAGGCTTGGCATTGCAGGATCCGGCTCGTTTTGACTGTCGCGGCAGCCTTAGTTTCGATCAAGATGTAGAGATTGATATCAACGTGGTCATTGAAGGTAAGGTGCACCTGGGCGATGGTGTTCGTCTGGGCCCGAACTGCGTTATTCGTAACTCTACCCTGGCTGCTGGCACTGTGGTTGAGGCCAACAGCATTATCGACGGTGCACAAATTAACGAAAGCTGCACCATTGGCCCCTATGCTCGCTTGCGCCCTGGCAGTGTGCTGCAAAAAAACGCCAAAGTAGGAAACTTCGTCGAAGTGAAAAAGTCAGTAATCGGTGTTGGCAGTAAGGTGAATCACCTAAGCTACATTGGCGACTGCACCATGGGTGATGGAGTGAATGTCGGCGCTGGCACCATTACTTGTAACTACGACGGCGTAAACAAGTTTCGCACCGAGATTGGTGACAACTCGTTTATTGGCTCAAACTCGGCGCTGGTGGCTCCAGTGGTTCTGGCAGCAGGTACCACTGTGGGTGCAGGCAGTACGATTACCCGCACTACAGAGATTGATGATTTGGCAATCGCCAGGGCTAAGCAACGTAATATTTCTGGTTGGCAGCGTCCGACAAAAAAATAG
- a CDS encoding F0F1 ATP synthase subunit epsilon yields the protein MAMTLHCDIVSAETEIFSGLVEMLVATGSQGDLGVNYGHAPLLTALEPGPVRIKKQGGEEEVYYVSGGFLEVQPNHVTILADTALRAGDMDEAAAEEAKKEAASKLLSQAGNIDYSKAAIQLAEASAQLRALQAVRRKTRS from the coding sequence ATGGCCATGACACTCCACTGCGATATCGTCAGTGCAGAAACCGAAATCTTTTCTGGTCTGGTAGAAATGCTGGTTGCTACAGGCTCTCAGGGTGATCTGGGGGTTAACTACGGCCACGCCCCACTGCTTACTGCGCTGGAGCCTGGTCCTGTGCGTATTAAAAAGCAAGGCGGTGAAGAAGAGGTTTACTATGTTTCTGGCGGCTTTTTAGAGGTGCAGCCCAACCACGTCACTATTTTGGCAGACACGGCTCTGCGCGCTGGTGATATGGACGAAGCGGCAGCCGAAGAAGCCAAGAAAGAAGCGGCGAGCAAACTGCTGAGCCAAGCTGGGAATATTGATTATTCCAAGGCGGCGATTCAGTTGGCGGAAGCCTCTGCACAGTTGCGTGCACTGCAAGCGGTGCGTCGCAAAACGCGGTCGTAA
- the atpD gene encoding F0F1 ATP synthase subunit beta, protein MSSGRIVQIIGAVIDVEFPRDAVPQVYDALTITEKNLTLEVQQQLGDGVVRTIALGSSEGLRRGLDVENTKDAIKVPVGKETLGRIMDVLGNPIDEAGPIGEQERMKIHREAPAYEELAASDELLETGIKVIDLVCPFAKGGKVGLFGGAGVGKTVNMMELINNIAKEHSGLSVFAGVGERTREGNDFYYEMKESNVLDKVAMVYGQMNEPPGNRLRVALTGLTMAEKFRDEGKDVLLFVDNIYRYTLAGTEVSALLGRMPSAVGYQPTLAEEMGVLQERITSTKTGSITSVQAVYVPADDLTDPSPATTFAHLDSTVVLSRDIAAKGIYPAIDPLDSSSRQLDPLVIGQEHYDCARGVQTVLQRYKELKDIIAILGMDELSEEDKQTVARARKIERFLSQPFHVAEVFTGSPGTYVSLKETIRGFQGILAGDYDHLPEQAFYMVGTIDEAIEKAEKMK, encoded by the coding sequence ATGAGTAGCGGACGTATCGTACAGATTATCGGCGCCGTGATCGACGTGGAATTCCCGCGCGATGCTGTGCCTCAGGTATATGACGCACTGACCATCACCGAGAAAAACCTGACCTTGGAAGTGCAGCAGCAATTGGGCGACGGTGTGGTACGCACCATTGCACTGGGCTCGTCTGAAGGTTTGCGTCGCGGTCTGGATGTAGAAAACACCAAAGATGCGATTAAAGTGCCTGTGGGTAAAGAAACCCTGGGCCGTATTATGGACGTACTGGGTAACCCCATCGACGAAGCCGGCCCCATCGGCGAGCAAGAGCGGATGAAAATTCACCGCGAAGCGCCTGCCTACGAAGAGCTGGCCGCTTCTGACGAGTTGTTGGAAACCGGTATTAAAGTTATCGACCTGGTTTGTCCGTTCGCCAAGGGTGGTAAAGTTGGTCTGTTCGGTGGTGCCGGTGTAGGTAAAACCGTAAACATGATGGAGTTGATCAACAACATCGCGAAAGAGCACAGCGGTCTGTCTGTATTCGCCGGTGTGGGTGAGCGTACTCGTGAAGGTAACGACTTCTACTACGAGATGAAAGAGTCCAACGTACTGGACAAAGTTGCCATGGTTTACGGCCAGATGAACGAGCCACCGGGTAACCGTCTGCGTGTTGCACTGACCGGCCTGACTATGGCTGAGAAGTTCCGTGACGAAGGTAAAGACGTTCTGTTGTTCGTCGATAACATCTACCGTTACACCTTGGCTGGTACCGAAGTATCGGCACTGCTGGGTCGTATGCCTTCTGCAGTGGGTTATCAGCCGACTCTGGCCGAAGAGATGGGGGTACTGCAGGAGCGTATTACCTCGACCAAAACCGGTTCTATTACTTCGGTACAGGCGGTTTACGTTCCCGCGGATGACTTGACCGACCCGTCGCCGGCTACCACCTTTGCTCACTTGGACTCTACCGTTGTACTGTCTCGTGATATTGCGGCAAAAGGTATTTACCCGGCGATTGACCCACTGGATTCCAGCTCGCGTCAGCTTGACCCACTGGTTATCGGTCAAGAGCATTACGACTGTGCTCGCGGTGTGCAGACTGTTCTGCAGCGCTACAAAGAGCTGAAAGACATTATTGCGATTCTGGGTATGGACGAGCTGTCTGAAGAAGATAAGCAAACCGTTGCCCGCGCCCGTAAGATCGAGCGCTTCCTGTCTCAGCCTTTCCACGTAGCGGAAGTATTCACCGGCTCTCCCGGTACTTACGTTTCTCTGAAAGAAACCATTCGCGGTTTCCAGGGTATTTTGGCCGGCGATTACGACCACTTGCCCGAGCAGGCTTTCTACATGGTTGGCACCATCGACGAAGCCATCGAGAAAGCTGAGAAAATGAAGTGA
- the atpG gene encoding F0F1 ATP synthase subunit gamma, whose translation MAGAKEIRTQISSIKSTQKITSAMNMVAASKMRKAQERMQKGKPYASRMREVIGHLANANPEYKHSFMEQREVKRVGFVIVSTDRGLCGGLNINLFKAALKKMKSYSDQNIEIDLCLIGAKAQAFFNKFGGKVLASTRDIGEAPALTDLIGSIKVMLDAYAEENIDKLYLVGNEFVNTMTHDPYVSQLLPLEPKQDEAIQHHWDYIYEPDAESLLDVLLKRYVETQVYQAVVENGACEQAARMIAMKSATDNAGELIDGLQLVYNKARQAAITQELSEIVGGAAAIS comes from the coding sequence ATGGCAGGCGCAAAAGAAATACGCACACAGATTTCGAGCATTAAGAGTACGCAAAAAATTACCAGCGCGATGAACATGGTCGCCGCGAGTAAAATGCGTAAAGCTCAAGAGCGTATGCAAAAAGGCAAACCCTATGCCTCGCGTATGCGTGAAGTGATCGGACATCTGGCAAACGCCAACCCTGAGTACAAGCACAGTTTTATGGAGCAGCGTGAAGTTAAGCGCGTGGGCTTTGTAATTGTGTCGACCGACCGGGGTTTATGTGGTGGCTTGAACATTAACCTGTTTAAAGCTGCCCTGAAAAAAATGAAGAGCTACTCTGATCAGAACATAGAAATCGATCTGTGTTTGATTGGTGCTAAAGCTCAGGCATTTTTTAATAAATTTGGTGGCAAGGTTTTGGCCAGCACCCGCGATATTGGCGAAGCACCCGCACTGACCGATTTAATTGGTTCAATCAAAGTGATGCTGGATGCCTACGCCGAGGAAAATATCGACAAGCTGTACTTAGTGGGCAATGAGTTTGTTAACACAATGACTCACGACCCCTATGTATCGCAGCTGTTGCCGCTTGAGCCCAAGCAAGACGAAGCGATTCAGCATCACTGGGATTACATTTACGAACCAGACGCCGAATCACTGTTGGACGTTTTGTTAAAGCGCTACGTTGAAACCCAGGTCTATCAGGCTGTGGTAGAAAACGGCGCCTGTGAACAGGCTGCGCGGATGATCGCAATGAAAAGCGCCACCGACAATGCCGGTGAGCTTATCGACGGGCTGCAGTTGGTATACAACAAAGCACGTCAAGCGGCGATTACCCAAGAGTTGTCGGAAATTGTGGGCGGTGCTGCGGCGATTTCCTAA
- the atpA gene encoding F0F1 ATP synthase subunit alpha, with protein sequence MQQLNPSEISEIIKQRIESLDVSSEARNEGTVVSVSDGIVRIHGLMDVMYGEMIEFEGGVYGMALNLEQDSVGAVILGDYFGIAEGQTCKCTGRILEVPVGPELEGRVVDALGNPIDGKGAINAKETDAIEKVAPGVIWRQSVDEPVQIGLKAVDSMVPIGRGQRELIIGDRQIGKSAIAVDAIINQKDSGIKCIYVAIGQKASSIASVVRKLEEHGAMDHTVVVAATASDPASMQYLAAFAGCTIGEYYRDRGQDALIIYDDLTKQAWAYRQISLLLRRPPGREAYPGDVFYLHSRLLERAARVNPDYVEKFTNGEVKGKTGSLTALPIIETQAGDVSAFVPTNVISITDGQIFLEADMFNSGIRPAMNAGISVSRVGGSAQTKIIKKLSGGIRTALAQYRELAAFAQFASDLDEATKSQLEHGERVTELMKQKQYSPMSIAQMGLVLYCANEGYLKDIEVKKILDFEAALLSYADAEHGELMKQINETGNWNGELEEQFKALVEKFKSSQTW encoded by the coding sequence ATGCAGCAGCTGAATCCATCCGAGATTAGCGAAATTATTAAACAGCGCATCGAGAGCCTCGATGTGTCATCCGAAGCCCGCAATGAGGGCACGGTTGTATCAGTATCTGACGGTATTGTTCGTATTCACGGCCTGATGGACGTGATGTACGGTGAGATGATTGAGTTTGAAGGCGGCGTCTATGGTATGGCGCTGAACCTTGAACAAGATTCCGTAGGTGCCGTAATTCTGGGTGATTACTTCGGTATTGCCGAAGGTCAAACCTGTAAGTGTACTGGCCGTATTCTTGAAGTACCTGTGGGCCCGGAACTGGAAGGGCGTGTTGTCGACGCACTGGGTAACCCCATCGACGGTAAGGGCGCCATCAACGCCAAAGAAACCGATGCCATTGAAAAAGTAGCCCCGGGCGTAATTTGGCGTCAATCGGTAGACGAGCCTGTGCAAATTGGTTTGAAAGCGGTTGACTCAATGGTGCCAATCGGTCGCGGCCAGCGTGAGCTGATCATTGGTGACCGTCAAATCGGTAAATCGGCCATTGCCGTAGATGCGATCATTAACCAGAAAGATTCTGGTATTAAATGTATCTATGTTGCCATCGGTCAGAAAGCTTCTTCTATTGCCAGTGTTGTACGCAAACTGGAAGAGCACGGCGCTATGGATCACACCGTAGTGGTTGCGGCGACTGCATCAGACCCTGCTTCCATGCAGTACCTCGCGGCGTTTGCCGGTTGTACCATCGGTGAGTACTACCGTGACCGTGGTCAAGACGCTCTGATTATTTACGATGACTTGACCAAGCAAGCTTGGGCATATCGTCAAATCTCTCTGCTGCTGCGTCGCCCACCGGGCCGTGAAGCCTACCCAGGTGATGTTTTCTACTTACACTCACGTCTGCTGGAGCGTGCCGCGCGCGTAAACCCAGACTACGTAGAAAAATTCACTAACGGTGAAGTAAAAGGCAAAACCGGTTCTTTGACCGCACTGCCGATTATTGAAACTCAGGCTGGTGACGTTTCGGCGTTCGTACCGACTAACGTAATTTCTATTACCGACGGTCAGATCTTCCTGGAAGCTGACATGTTCAACTCGGGCATTCGTCCCGCCATGAACGCCGGTATTTCGGTATCTCGTGTAGGTGGTTCGGCGCAGACCAAGATTATCAAGAAACTGTCTGGTGGTATTCGTACCGCGCTTGCCCAGTACCGCGAGCTGGCAGCTTTCGCGCAGTTTGCCTCCGACTTGGATGAAGCGACTAAATCTCAGCTTGAGCACGGTGAGCGTGTGACCGAGCTGATGAAGCAGAAGCAGTACTCGCCCATGAGCATTGCGCAAATGGGTCTGGTTCTGTACTGCGCCAACGAAGGCTACTTGAAAGATATCGAAGTTAAGAAAATTCTCGACTTCGAAGCTGCCCTCTTGTCTTACGCCGATGCTGAGCACGGTGAGTTGATGAAGCAAATCAACGAAACCGGTAATTGGAATGGCGAGCTGGAAGAGCAGTTCAAAGCCTTGGTTGAGAAGTTCAAGTCCAGCCAAACCTGGTAA
- a CDS encoding F0F1 ATP synthase subunit delta, whose product MAELTTLARPYAKAAFAFARDHGDLASWATQLKTLAIVSEYGKVKDVITSPALTPEQQASTLLSVCGEELDSKVKNFVELLAENKRLALLPEVFTLFDALKTAEEQAVDVELTTAFELDDASEKKLADALSAKLARKVKVSTAVDSELLAGAIIKAGDLVIDGSMRGRLEKLAKAINS is encoded by the coding sequence GTGGCTGAACTGACTACCCTCGCAAGACCCTATGCCAAAGCGGCGTTTGCATTTGCCCGCGACCATGGCGATCTTGCGAGTTGGGCAACACAACTGAAAACCCTGGCGATTGTCAGCGAGTATGGCAAGGTGAAGGATGTTATTACCTCCCCTGCCCTGACTCCCGAACAGCAGGCGAGCACCCTGCTAAGTGTTTGCGGCGAAGAGTTGGACAGCAAAGTGAAAAACTTTGTCGAGCTGTTGGCCGAAAACAAGCGCTTGGCTTTGTTGCCCGAGGTATTCACCCTTTTTGATGCGCTGAAAACCGCCGAAGAGCAAGCTGTCGATGTAGAACTGACGACTGCCTTTGAGTTGGATGATGCCAGCGAGAAGAAACTGGCGGATGCCCTCAGTGCCAAGCTGGCACGCAAGGTTAAAGTCAGCACCGCAGTTGATTCTGAACTGCTCGCTGGCGCGATTATCAAGGCTGGTGATTTAGTCATCGACGGCTCCATGCGCGGTCGGTTAGAGAAACTCGCCAAAGCAATCAATTCGTAG
- a CDS encoding F0F1 ATP synthase subunit B yields MNLNLTIIGQSITFIVFVLICMKYIWPHITAAMTERQKKIADGLAAADRASKDLELAQEKAKHELRDAKTEAASILESANKRATQIVEEAKEQAREEANRIKAAAQAEVEQEVNRAKEQLRSQVATLAFAGAEKVLESSVDQSAHKNMIDKLAASL; encoded by the coding sequence GTGAACCTTAATTTAACCATCATTGGACAGTCCATTACGTTCATCGTCTTCGTGCTTATTTGCATGAAGTACATATGGCCTCACATCACTGCGGCCATGACTGAGCGTCAAAAGAAAATTGCCGATGGTCTGGCCGCAGCAGATCGCGCAAGTAAAGATCTGGAACTGGCTCAGGAAAAGGCAAAGCATGAGTTGCGCGATGCCAAAACTGAAGCAGCCAGTATTCTGGAATCTGCTAACAAGCGCGCTACTCAGATTGTGGAAGAAGCGAAAGAGCAGGCCCGCGAAGAGGCTAACCGCATCAAAGCGGCGGCCCAGGCAGAGGTAGAGCAGGAAGTGAACCGCGCGAAAGAGCAGTTGCGTTCACAGGTGGCGACCCTGGCGTTTGCTGGTGCCGAGAAAGTTCTCGAGTCTTCTGTTGACCAGTCCGCACACAAAAACATGATCGACAAACTGGCTGCCAGTTTGTAA
- the atpE gene encoding F0F1 ATP synthase subunit C, translated as MGLALIAVALLIGLGALGTAIGFAILGGKLLEGSARQPELAPMLQGKMFLIAGLLDAVPMIGVGIAMYILFVTVPGLA; from the coding sequence ATGGGTTTAGCACTGATCGCTGTAGCGCTGTTGATTGGTTTGGGTGCACTGGGTACCGCTATCGGTTTCGCCATTTTGGGTGGCAAGCTGCTGGAAGGTTCTGCCCGTCAGCCTGAACTGGCTCCTATGCTGCAAGGTAAAATGTTCCTGATCGCCGGTCTGCTTGATGCTGTACCGATGATTGGCGTGGGTATCGCTATGTACATTCTGTTCGTTACCGTACCGGGCCTGGCATAA